A single genomic interval of Hevea brasiliensis isolate MT/VB/25A 57/8 chromosome 4, ASM3005281v1, whole genome shotgun sequence harbors:
- the LOC110631770 gene encoding protein indeterminate-domain 7 isoform X2: MMKGVIMDENLSNLTSASGEISASSGSRIETAGTMYLQQSFPSTNQAPPPKKRRSLPGNPDPDAEVIALSPKTLLATNRFICDVCNKGFQRDQNLQLHRRGHNLPWKLKQRTNKEVRKKVYVCPEAACVHHDPSRALGDLTGIKKHFCRKHGEKKWKCEKCSKRYAVQSDWKAHSKICGTREYRCDCGTLFSRRDSFITHRAFCDALAEESARAITLNHPLLSSHQQPSSSASHMINLQGLSVKREKESHHLFNTKPDSNVPPWLACQPVGEADPGPPQINISSLLFPANLDQPFLQHENPSPNPNLILPPFHTPTSSPHTSATALLQKAAQMGVTMSKPSPSPASASAAVMLRPHQAHMSATTSGFSYTSISTSTAGSGLGLSSREDTESGFGYDLASVGNKAAATSDIIGPSSLVLDIMSSLSPTSGFDGSSFDEDFNGMLNPKRNGNNFQETHSNSKSTESQISSRKDREDKTVTATAPGGGGRHGHGGGNDGLTRDFLGLKAFSHKDFFNLAGLGRHINSSSTYGQQNQNQAPWQG; this comes from the exons ATGATGAAAGGAGTGATAATGGATGAGAACTTGTCCAATTTGACTTCTGCATCTGGTGAAATAAGTGCTTCTTCAGGTAGCAGGATTGAAACTGCTGGCACTATGTACTTGCAACAGTCCTTTCCTTCAACAAATCAAGCACCACCGCCAAAGAAGAGGAGAAGTCTTCCAGGCAACCCAG ACCCAGATGCAGAAGTGATAGCTTTGTCTCCCAAAACTCTACTGGCAACCAACAGATTTATATGTGATGTCTGTAACAAAGGATTTCAGAGAGATCAGAACCTTCAGCTTCACAGAAGAGGGCACAACCTGCCATGGAAGTTAAAGCAAAGAACAAACAAAGAGGTGAGAAAGAAGGTATATGTGTGCCCGGAAGCTGCATGTGTGCATCATGACCCATCAAGGGCTCTCGGAGACCTTACAGGGATCAAGAAGCACTTCTGCAGAAAGCATGGTGAGAAGAAGTGGAAGTGTGAAAAGTGCTCAAAGCGTTATGCTGTTCAATCAGACTGGAAAGCCCATTCCAAGATTTGTGGCACAAGAGAGTATAGATGTGATTGTGGAACCCTTTTCTCTAG GAGGGACAGTTTCATCACCCACAGAGCCTTCTGTGATGCATTAGCAGAAGAGAGTGCAAGAGCCATCACATTGAACCACCCACTTCTCTCTTCTCATCAACAGCCTAGCTCCTCCGCTTCTCATATGATCAATTTGCAAGGCCTATCGGtgaaaagagagaaagaaagccACCATCTTTTTAATACAAAACCAGATAGTAATGTCCCACCATGGTTAGCCTGCCAGCCCGTAGGGGAAGCTGATCCAGGTCCACCACAAATCAATATCTCATCATTATTATTTCCAGCAAATTTAGATCAGCCATTTCTACAACATGAAAACCCTAGTCCTAACCCTAATCTTATTCTCCCTCCCTTCCATACCCCCACATCCTCCCCTCACACGTCTGCAACTGCATTGCTGCAAAAAGCAGCACAAATGGGTGTGACTATGAGCAAGCCTTCGCCATCTCCTGCTTCTGCTTCTGCAGCTGTTATGCTCAGACCCCACCAAGCTCACATGTCTGCAACCACATCTGGCTTCAGTTACACATCGATATCTACGTCTACAGCTGGTTCTGGACTAGGTTTGTCCTCACGCGAAGACACGGAAAGTGGGTTTGGTTATGACTTGGCATCAGTTGGGAATAAAGCTGCTGCCACCTCTGACATCATAGGGCCTTCTTCTCTCGTTCTTGATATCATGAGTTCATTGTCTCCTACAAGTGGTTTTGATGGGTCATCTTTTGATGAGGATTTCAATGGAATGTTAAATCCAAAAAGAAATGGTAATAATTTTCAAGAAACTCACTCCAATTCCAAATCAACAGAATCCCAGATTAGTAGCAGAAAGGACCGTGAAGATAAAACTGTAACTGCTACTGCTCCTGGTGGTGGCGGCCGTCATGGTCATGGAGGTGGCAATGATGGCTTGACGCGAGATTTCTTGGGTCTCAAAGCATTTTCCCACAAAGACTTTTTCAATCTAGCTGGCCTAGGCCGCCACATAAATTCTTCCTCAACTTATGGGCAGCAGAACCAAAACCAAGCACCCTGGCAAGGTTAG
- the LOC110631770 gene encoding protein indeterminate-domain 7 isoform X1: MMKGVIMDENLSNLTSASGEISASSGSRIETAGTMYLQQSFPSTNQAPPPKKRRSLPGNPADPDAEVIALSPKTLLATNRFICDVCNKGFQRDQNLQLHRRGHNLPWKLKQRTNKEVRKKVYVCPEAACVHHDPSRALGDLTGIKKHFCRKHGEKKWKCEKCSKRYAVQSDWKAHSKICGTREYRCDCGTLFSRRDSFITHRAFCDALAEESARAITLNHPLLSSHQQPSSSASHMINLQGLSVKREKESHHLFNTKPDSNVPPWLACQPVGEADPGPPQINISSLLFPANLDQPFLQHENPSPNPNLILPPFHTPTSSPHTSATALLQKAAQMGVTMSKPSPSPASASAAVMLRPHQAHMSATTSGFSYTSISTSTAGSGLGLSSREDTESGFGYDLASVGNKAAATSDIIGPSSLVLDIMSSLSPTSGFDGSSFDEDFNGMLNPKRNGNNFQETHSNSKSTESQISSRKDREDKTVTATAPGGGGRHGHGGGNDGLTRDFLGLKAFSHKDFFNLAGLGRHINSSSTYGQQNQNQAPWQG, translated from the exons ATGATGAAAGGAGTGATAATGGATGAGAACTTGTCCAATTTGACTTCTGCATCTGGTGAAATAAGTGCTTCTTCAGGTAGCAGGATTGAAACTGCTGGCACTATGTACTTGCAACAGTCCTTTCCTTCAACAAATCAAGCACCACCGCCAAAGAAGAGGAGAAGTCTTCCAGGCAACCCAG CAGACCCAGATGCAGAAGTGATAGCTTTGTCTCCCAAAACTCTACTGGCAACCAACAGATTTATATGTGATGTCTGTAACAAAGGATTTCAGAGAGATCAGAACCTTCAGCTTCACAGAAGAGGGCACAACCTGCCATGGAAGTTAAAGCAAAGAACAAACAAAGAGGTGAGAAAGAAGGTATATGTGTGCCCGGAAGCTGCATGTGTGCATCATGACCCATCAAGGGCTCTCGGAGACCTTACAGGGATCAAGAAGCACTTCTGCAGAAAGCATGGTGAGAAGAAGTGGAAGTGTGAAAAGTGCTCAAAGCGTTATGCTGTTCAATCAGACTGGAAAGCCCATTCCAAGATTTGTGGCACAAGAGAGTATAGATGTGATTGTGGAACCCTTTTCTCTAG GAGGGACAGTTTCATCACCCACAGAGCCTTCTGTGATGCATTAGCAGAAGAGAGTGCAAGAGCCATCACATTGAACCACCCACTTCTCTCTTCTCATCAACAGCCTAGCTCCTCCGCTTCTCATATGATCAATTTGCAAGGCCTATCGGtgaaaagagagaaagaaagccACCATCTTTTTAATACAAAACCAGATAGTAATGTCCCACCATGGTTAGCCTGCCAGCCCGTAGGGGAAGCTGATCCAGGTCCACCACAAATCAATATCTCATCATTATTATTTCCAGCAAATTTAGATCAGCCATTTCTACAACATGAAAACCCTAGTCCTAACCCTAATCTTATTCTCCCTCCCTTCCATACCCCCACATCCTCCCCTCACACGTCTGCAACTGCATTGCTGCAAAAAGCAGCACAAATGGGTGTGACTATGAGCAAGCCTTCGCCATCTCCTGCTTCTGCTTCTGCAGCTGTTATGCTCAGACCCCACCAAGCTCACATGTCTGCAACCACATCTGGCTTCAGTTACACATCGATATCTACGTCTACAGCTGGTTCTGGACTAGGTTTGTCCTCACGCGAAGACACGGAAAGTGGGTTTGGTTATGACTTGGCATCAGTTGGGAATAAAGCTGCTGCCACCTCTGACATCATAGGGCCTTCTTCTCTCGTTCTTGATATCATGAGTTCATTGTCTCCTACAAGTGGTTTTGATGGGTCATCTTTTGATGAGGATTTCAATGGAATGTTAAATCCAAAAAGAAATGGTAATAATTTTCAAGAAACTCACTCCAATTCCAAATCAACAGAATCCCAGATTAGTAGCAGAAAGGACCGTGAAGATAAAACTGTAACTGCTACTGCTCCTGGTGGTGGCGGCCGTCATGGTCATGGAGGTGGCAATGATGGCTTGACGCGAGATTTCTTGGGTCTCAAAGCATTTTCCCACAAAGACTTTTTCAATCTAGCTGGCCTAGGCCGCCACATAAATTCTTCCTCAACTTATGGGCAGCAGAACCAAAACCAAGCACCCTGGCAAGGTTAG